One genomic window of Channa argus isolate prfri chromosome 5, Channa argus male v1.0, whole genome shotgun sequence includes the following:
- the pa2g4a gene encoding proliferation-associated protein 2G4a, which yields MSDEEQEQTIAEDLVVTKYKMGGDIANQSLRLVVETAKPGVSVLSLCEKGDSYIMAETGKVFKKEKEMKKGIAFPTSISVNNCVCHFSPLKSDPDYTLKNGDLVKIDLGVHVDGFIANIAHSFVVGASKENPVTGRKGDVIRAAHLCAEAALRLVKPGNQNTQVTEAWNKIAQSFKCSPIEGMLSHQLKQHVIDGEKTIIQNPTDQQRKDHEKAEFEVHEVYAVDVLISTGEGKARDGGLRTTIYKRDPSKQYGLKMKTSRTFFSEVERRFDAMPFTLRAFEDEAKARLGVVECAKHELLQPFSVLHEKEGEFVAQFKFTVLLMANGPHRITNGPFDPELYKSEYEVQDPELRTLIQSSASRKTQKKKKKKASKTAENATGQPTEETEAAE from the exons ATGTCTGACGAAGAGCAAGAACAGACCATAGCCGAGGATCTGGTGGTCACCAAATATAAGATGGGGGGTGACATCGCCAACC AGTCTCTTCGCCTGGTCGTCGAAACAGCCAAGCCTGGGGTGTCTGTGCTCAGCCTCTGTGAGAAGGGGGATTCCTACATTATGGCTGAGACTGGAAAGGTTTTTaagaaggaaaaggaaatgaagaaag GCATTGCCTTTCCCACCAGCATCTCAGTCAATAACTGTGTTTGCCACTTCTCTCCCCTGAAGAGTGACCCTGACTACACACTTAAAAATGGGGATCTGGTCAAAAT AGATCTAGGGGTCCATGTTGATGGATTCATTGCCAACATTGCTCACAGCTTTGTTGTAGGAGCCAGTAAG GAGAACCCTGTCACAGGCCGCAAAGGTGATGTAATTAGAGCAGCCCATCTGTGTGCAGAGGCAGCCCTTCGCTTGGTTAAACCTGGTAACCAG AACACTCAAGTGACAGAAGCCTGGAACAAGATTGCTCAGTCATTCAAATGCTCACCAATCGAAG GTATGCTCTCTCATCAGCTAAAACAACACGTCATAGATGGAGAGAAGACCATCATTCAGAACCCGACAGACCAGCAAAG GAAAGACCATGAGAAAGCTGAGTTTGAGGTGCATGAAGTTTATGCTGTGGATGTTCTGATTAGCACTGGAGAGGGAAAG GCCAGAGATGGCGGTCTAAGGACCACCATCTATAAGAGGGACCCCAGTAAGCAATATGGATTAAAGATGAAAACTTCTCGCACTTTCTTCAGCGAAGTGGAACGGCGCTTTGATGCCATGCCTTTCACTCTGAG GGCATTTGAGGATGAGGCCAAGGCCCGTCTGGGTGTAGTGGAGTGTGCCAAACATGAATTGCTACAGCCCTTCAGTGTCCTGCATGAGAAAGAAG GAGAGTTTGTGGCTCAGTTTAAGTTCACAGTGCTGCTGATGGCCAATGGGCCTCATAGAATCACCAATGGACCCTTCGATCCAGAGCTCTATAAGTCAGAGTATGAAGTTCAGGATCCAGAGCTCAGA ACTTTAATACAGAGCTCTGCAAGCCgcaaaacacagaagaaaaagaaaaagaag GCATCAAAGACAGCAGAAAATGCAACTGGACAGCCAACTGAGGAGACAGAAGCAGCAGAATAA